The Methanocella arvoryzae MRE50 DNA window ATCTTCAAGACCACCGGCACGTGGACCAGCCTGGGCACGGGCAGCTACGAGGTCGTCTGCGGCAAGGACAGCCGGGTCATTCACTATGACTTAACCGAGAGCCTGCTTCAGACTGCGGAGGATGAGCGCTACCTGCTGGCCAGGGCAGCCTGAGGCCGAAGTAGAGCCTGCCAGACGGGTAAAGGCTTAAATAAAATCATGACAGGTAGTATATTGAATGACGCTATGTCATTCACACTCTTGAATTAGAAAGGAGCGAGAGAAAAATGTCGACAGCTGAGAGAAAAGAGAGAGAAAAATTGAGGCGCCGCAACGAGATCATCGACGCGGCGGAGAAGCTGCTCTTCTCGAAAGGCTTCGAGAAAGTCACGATGGATGACATAGCGAAGGAGACAGAGCTTGCCCGGGGAACGCTGTACCTGTACTTCAAGAACAGGGACGACATCATCGCCGCCATCGGCATCCGCGGCATTAAAATCCTGAACCGCCTGTACAGGGAGTCGCTCAGCAAGGGGAAGACAGGCATCGAGAAGATCAGGCACGCTTTGTACGCCTCTTATGAGTACGGCAGCAAGTACCCCGGCTACTACTCGACTCTCAACTACATGGTGGCCAACGGCTTCGAGAAGAAGGATTTTCCGGATAAAGCCGAGCTGATCAGCATCCACGGGGACAACAACAGGATGATCCTCGCGGCCTTCGACGAGGGGATCAGGGACGGTACGCTGAAGAGCGATCTCGACCCGATGAAAGCGGGCATCTTTCTGACGGCGGCCATCGACAGCGTGATCAGCACAGCCTCGTCGACCGGGATGCAGGAAGAGTTCGTCAACTACTCGATCGAGTTGATGCTGCGCTCTATCGAGAACGTGAAGGGTTAAGTCAGGCATAACAAGATTTATGCCTGGGCGAGTGGTAGTATTACCGAAAACTACCATGAAGCCCATATCGAGCAACCTTGTCGATTCACTGAAGACCCTCGGCCTCACGGAATACGAAGCCAAGGTCTACTCCGCCCTCGTGCTCTTCGACAGGGCGGAAGTCAAGCAGATATACGAATACTTAGATGCCCCCAAGCCCAGCGTCTACCAGAGCTTAAAGACATTGATGGACAAAGGCCTCGTCCAGGTGGTCAACGCCAAGCCAGCCGTGTACCGGGCCACCCCGCCGAAGATCGCCATCAAGCACCTCACCGAAATCCACCGCAGCGCCGAAGAAGCGGCTCTGCAGGAGCTGGAGGAGCTGGAGCAGAGCCGGATCGAGCAGGACCTGCCCGACATGCTCTGGACCGTGTACGGCGAGGTAAACATCGGCCACTCGATCGAGGAGATGCTGACCGACGCCAGGCGGTCGGTAAAGCTCATCCTGCCCGACGCGTACCTGCACCACCTGGAACACCTCAGGGACAGGGAAATAACTGTAGACCTCATCACCTTCGGGGCAGACCTCTCGATACCCGGAAAATACGGCCTGAAGTACCTGACCATGAAAGACGCATTTGGCGTCGACCTGCACGACCTGGAGCCCATCCTGAAAAACATCCGGCTGCCCATGCCGTCGTCGAACCTGACCCGGCTCGTCCTGATGGCGGTGGACGATGACAGGTTCATGTACGTGCCTCCCCTGCCCAGCCAGAACAGGTCGGGGATCACCACCAGCAACCCCATGATCAACGCTCTGGCACAGATGGTTTTTCAGACTCTCTGGGAGCGCATGCCCTTCACGTACCCGGAGAGCAACAAGCCTGGCCACCACCCGTAATTAGTAGTTTTTTGTAAAACTACCGCCCCCAAACCTTTTTATAGCTTGCCGCACAACTAGCAGTTGTTAGCAAAAATACCGGCACAGGGCCTCGATGATGCCCTGCGAGGAGCAACGTGGAATTAGATGTGGCCGGCTGTTCAGGGTGGCAGCGGTCACTTCAGGGAGGAAACATGGCGGAAAACGTGGCGTACTTCGAGTCTATGGATAAAACATGGCTTCCGGCCGCAGGCGGCAAAGGGGCGAACCTTTGCGAGCTGACCAGGGCAGGCTTCCCGGTTCCGCCGGGGTTCTGCATCACCACGGCCGCCTACAAGACCTTCATTCAGACGAGCGGCGAGATGGCCGGGCTCCTTGACCAGCTCGACCTGGTGAGCCCCGAGGATCTGGGCCAGATACAGGAACTGGGACACAGGATACGGGAACACCTGAGATCGCTGGAGATGCCTGAAGCCATCCGATCAGACATCCTGCAGGCGCTGCGGAAGACAGGGGAAGACAGGGCTTACGCGGTCCGTTCCAGCGCCACTGCGGAGGACCTGCCTACCGCCTCCTTCGCGGGCCAGCAGGACACCTACCTGAACGTCCGGGGAAAGGAACAGCTGCTCCGGGCAGTGCAGAACTGCTGGGCCTCGCTGTTCACCGACCGGGCCATCGCATACCGGGCGAAAAACGGGTTCGGCCACCGCTCGGTGCTCCTTTCAGTCGTAGTCCAGCAGATGGTCTTCCCGGAAATCTCCGGCATCATGTTCACAGCCGACCCGGTCACCGGCCACCGGAAGACGCTGGTGATCGACGCCAGCTTCGGCCTGGGCGAAGCTCTGGTTTCGGGAATCGTATCCGCCGACCTGTACAAGGTCAGAGCAGGCGAGATAGTGGAAAAGCGGATATCCACCAAGAAGCTTGCGATCTACGCTTCTCCCGACGGAGGCACAATAAAGCAGGAAATCACGCCGGAGAGGCAGGAAGCACAGGCTCTCCCGGACGCCGGGATCCTGGAGCTGGCCGCCATCGGCGAAAAGATAGAGGCTCACTATGGCTCAGAGCAGGACATCGAGTGGTGCCTGGCCGGCGGCCAGTTCTACGTGCTCCAGAGCCGCCCGGTCACCTCGCTATACCCTGTGCCCAGGGCGGACGACAGCCGGCTGCACGTATTCGTCTCTTTCGGCCACTTCCAGATGATGACTGAGGCGATGAGGCCGCTGACCCTGTCAATCTGGAAGACCTGCATGGGCCCGGGCAGCGGCCTGATGGCGGACGCTGGAAGCCGGCTGTTTATAGACCCCACCCGGCTGCTGGCAATAAAGCCGGCGCGGAAAGTGGTGCCCCGGATCATGAGTGTCATGATGGACGAGTCGATCGCGGCAGCTTTCACTGATCTGACGGCCCGGGAGGACTTCAGGCAGGACTGGGACAGGGATGGCAGGAAAGTGCCTGTCAGGCTTTTACTAAAGGTGGCGCCGATCGCAGTCCCTGCCCTGTGCAAGGCACTGTTCAACCTTGTCGCAGCCGATCCTGCGAAAGTGAGAGAAGACATAGCAGCCCGGTTGCTCAGGTTCCAGACGGCCCAGGAAAAAGCGATCAGGGAAGCCTCGGGGCCGGAGAGGGTCCGACGGATACAGGAGGGCTTACAAAGGATGCTGCCCTCGCTGTTCCCGACGTTTGCGCCCGGCCTGGCCCCGGCGATACTGTCGTCGAAGGTGCTCGATAGCATATTGAGGAGACAGCTTGGTGAGGAACGGGGCACCCGCCTGATGGGCCAGCTCTTCAAATCGCTGCCGGGCAGCATTACGACCGAACTGGGCCTCGCGGTGGGCGACCTGGCAGATACGGTCACAGAGTATCCAGGGCTGGCGAAATACCTGCGGGAGGCGAAGGATGAGACATTCTACGCCGGGCTGGAGCACATCGCCGGAGGGCCGGAATTCAGGCGGGAGCTCGGGCAGTTCATGGCCAGGTTCGGGATGCGGTGCTCAGGAGAGGTTGACATTACCGCTCCCAGGTGGAAAGAGTCGCCCACCGCGCTTCTGCCGGTGGTCCTGAGCCAGGCCGGCGCCGCCCCGGGGGAGCACCGGAGAAAACACCAGGAGGGCAGGCTGGAAGCAGAGAGGGCGACCGCCGAAATACTGGACGGCGTCCGGAAAACCAGGCTCGGCTTCCTCAAGGCAGGAGTACTGGCCAGGCTCATCAGGGTGTACCGGAACATCATGGGCTTGCGGGAATACCCGAAGCACATCATGATGCTCCACCTGGAAGTGTGTAAGCAGGCTCTGCTGGAAGAGGCGAAAACTCTGGTCGCCGGAGGCAGCCTGCAAAACGAACAGGACATCTTCTACCTCTCGCTGGACGAGATACTGGCGCTGGAGGATGGCCGGTTAGCCGGCGATGCCCGGGATCTCGTCGCCGCGAGGAAACGCCAGTACGAGCTGGACAGGAAGCTCTCGCCTCCCCGGGTCGTGACTAGCGAGGGAGAGGTGATCACGGGGAAGCGGCAGGATACGGGAGCGCCTTCAGGTGCCCTTATCGGGACGCCCGCCTCAGCGGGAACCGTCGAAGGCACCGCAAGGGTAATCCTCAGGCTGGAGGACGCCCGCCTCAGCCCGGGGGAGATCCTGGTCGCGCCCTATACAGACCCGGGGTGGACACCGCTCTTCAGCTCGGCCAGGGGCCTGGTCACCGAAGTCGGCGGGATGATGACTCACGGCTCCGTCGTAGCCCGGGAGTACGGGATCCCCGCAGTGGTGGGCGTAGAAGGGGCGACCCGGCTCATCAAAGACGGCTCCCGCATCCGGGTGGACGGGACCAGAGGGTACGTCCAGGTACTAAAAGAGAGAGATTTCGACTGATCATGTTTCGCATTAGGGAGATGCAGGTGTGAAATCTTGAGACAGAATACGATACCCCAAAGCGATCATCGAGAAGGGGAGCATTCGGACTACATCATCGACTGCTCGGATCTCGTCATGAAGTTCGGCATCTCCATGATGCTGAACGGAGTCAGCCTGAAGATCAGGTACAGGGAGAACTACAGTACTCTGAATTAATCTGGTTTCTCTCCACCCGTCCAGGCCTCTGGCCAGTAATCACCGTACGTGGGGATTGTTGACGGTTCGTTAGATAAACCCTTTAAATACCCTCTGCGTATTATTATATAGCACACGTGAAACCTTTCGCGCAGGTTTCATTCAGTTTACCGTTACACTCCCATGGACGGCAAACAGATATTAACCTCCGGGCCTCCGGTCTCGAACGCCGGCGGCCCGATTTGCGTTTCAGCGCATTATCCCGGCATTTTTGAAGGATTGTTGACGGTTGGTATGAGAAAGGATATATTTGCACCCGGCTAACTGATCGATATACGGTCTAAGCGTACCAATTAAAGCCATTCGGGAGGCGATGAAGAATGGACGACATCAAGAAAAGACAGAAGCTCGGAGCAGGCATCGTTATCGGCGTGGCCGCCCTCGCATGCGTATGCATAATGGCCATTCTGGCAGGGTCCTACATCTACCTGGGCTTGGTGCCGGGAGAAAAACAGCCGACATCTGTGCCCCAGACAACTGTGACGCCCGCACCCCAGACAACCGTGACGCCTGAGCCGGCAGTGGAACCGGCGCCCTCGGCGACAACTCCCGCAGGGATAGCCACTCCGACCTCCGCGCCCATCCAGTCGTCCAACCCGTTCAAGGTAGAGAGCATGAAATGCGACAGCGCCAGCAGGACCTACACCTTCACGCTGTCCCTCGCGCCCGGCGCCCACCCGGCCGAGCTGAACAAGATCGTGGTGAACGCCACCCACGCCGGCAAGGACTATGGGACCGTGTGGGGCCTCCACGACGGCCAGCTATCCTGGCTCAAAAAGGCCTATGACGACGGCGCCCTACACTATGGCGACGTCCTCGAGATCGTCATCGACGTGGCCGCCAAAGGCATACCCATGGACGGCAAGAGCACCCAGATCACCTTCCTCTACGACGGAAGAGCGGCGTTTACTCAGAACATGGACCCCGTATAACGAGAAAATTTCGGGCATCTGTGGTAAGCAGTGCTATGAGCACCGAGAGGGATTGTTGTATGGAAAGTATACACAGGGAGATTATGCCTGTGGATTTTTGAAAATAAAAAAGTAGGGGCTTGTAGCAGCCCCTTACACTCTGGCTTACGCGTAGACGGTGGAGGTCGGAACCTCGACGGGCGTTTCCTTGTGGAGCACCTTGTCGATGGCCTTCTCGAAGTCTTCCATGTTGACGGCTTTGCTGCGCCTGCGGATGGCGAACATGCCGGCCTCGGTGACGATGGCCTTGACGTCTGCGCCGCTTGCGCCTTCCATCTCTTCGATGATCTTCTGGACGTCCACGTCTTCCTCGGTCGTCATCTTGCGGGTGTGGATCTTGAAGATCTGTTCCCTGCCCTTCTCGTCCGGGAGGGGTACCTCGATGATCCTGTCGAACCTGCCCGGCCTGAGGATGGCGGGGTCGAGCATGTCTATGCGGTTGGTCGCGGCCATGATCCTGACGTTGCCTCTCTCCGAGAAGCCGTCCAGCTCGGACAGGAGCTGCATCATGGTCCTGTTGACCTCTGCGCTGCCGGTGGTGCCGTCGTGGGTCCTGCGGCTTCCCACGGCGTCCAGCTCGTCGATGAAGATGATGCTGGGGGCCTTGTCTCTCGCCATCTGGAACAGGTCTCTGACCAGCTGGGCGCCCTCGCCGATGAACTTGTGGACCAGCTCAGAGCCGGACATCCTTATGAAGGTCGCGTTGGCCTGGTGGGCGACTGCCTTCGCGAGCAGGGTCTTGCCGGTGCCCGGGGGCCCGTAAAGGAGCACGCCTCTGGGCGGCTCGATGCCCACGCTGGCGAACAGCTCGGGCTGGGTGAGCGGGAGTTCGACTGTCTCCACTACTTCCTGGATCTCCTTCTCCAGGCCGCCGATGTCCTGGTAGTCGACACTGGGGGCCTCGATGACTTCCATGACTCTCGCGCGTACATCAGCCGGTTTCTCGAGGATCCTGACGATGGCCAGGGAGTTGTTGACAGCGACCCTGGTGCCGAGAGTCAGCTTCTGGAGCAGCTCGTCGGAGGGCTTGGTTAAGACTTCCTGGTTGTTGCCGTGCTGGCGCAGGATAACCATGCCTCCCTCACCGATTTCGATGACGCTGGCGATGAAGAGTGGAGTGCGGCGGAGGTGAGCGTTCTCCTGCTGGAGGCGCTGGATCTCCTTGAGGTTATTATTATTAATCATGGTGGACTCAAGCAGCCGGGACTTAAGCTCCTCGTACTGGAGCCTGAGCAACTCGAGCTCCTCCTGGATTGTCTGTTTCTCCTTCTCGAGCATGCCGACCTTCTCGATCATGGGCTCGGGGAAAGACTCAGGTGGAGTATCAGTCTTTGTCATACAGAACACAATTACTATAATTGCGCGTTTAAAATCTTTTTGATTACAATAGTGAAATGCCGCTTTTATAGCGGAAAATCCGTGTAACAGACGCTTTTTTTGATCTGGGCCTGGGCGATCCTGAGTGTATTATATACGTTGGCGAGGCCGAACTTCAGGATCGAGCGCTCGTCATCTCTCCAGTAGGCTGCCAGGCCGGCCCTCGGGTCGTCCACGACGGCCTCCGGCCGTCTCAGGAGGCCGTAATACCCCTCCACGTAGTCGAGGTCGGCGGACGGGAGGTTCATGTTGTTCTTGACGTACAGGCAGGTGTCATGCTTCCTGAACTTTTTCAGCGCGTGCTTCAGGTGCGGATAAAGCTCCGGCTGGACGTCCCGTGCCCGCAGCAGCAGATACGGCAAATCGAAGCCTTCTTCCGCCGTCTCCACCGCCCCGTAGTGCGCCGCCAGCGTGCCCCCGTCGAACATGTCCAGATAAGAGAGAAAGCTTTTCATGACCTGCCTCTCCTCCAGCTCAGAGGCCGTCGCCGCCACGAACAGCTTAGCGTACACCCGGCTGATCGAGCTGAGGCCGCTGGTGTGCGCCGCCGCGATAAGGCAGACGGGCTGGTCCGGCTCGGAAGGGCACTCCTCGCGCGAGAAGGGAATGACGTCGACCGCCAGCAGTACACCGTTGAGATACTGATCAGTGATTTTAAGGGGATCGATCTCTACCTGCAGGCACTGGCTCATGTTAAAAGAGATAGGCGGATTCTAGAATATATAGTTGATATTTCCGCCTGCCATCCGGATTACACGTGCAGGAAGAAGGACAGGTACTTCATCACC harbors:
- a CDS encoding proteasome-activating nucleotidase — encoded protein: MTKTDTPPESFPEPMIEKVGMLEKEKQTIQEELELLRLQYEELKSRLLESTMINNNNLKEIQRLQQENAHLRRTPLFIASVIEIGEGGMVILRQHGNNQEVLTKPSDELLQKLTLGTRVAVNNSLAIVRILEKPADVRARVMEVIEAPSVDYQDIGGLEKEIQEVVETVELPLTQPELFASVGIEPPRGVLLYGPPGTGKTLLAKAVAHQANATFIRMSGSELVHKFIGEGAQLVRDLFQMARDKAPSIIFIDELDAVGSRRTHDGTTGSAEVNRTMMQLLSELDGFSERGNVRIMAATNRIDMLDPAILRPGRFDRIIEVPLPDEKGREQIFKIHTRKMTTEEDVDVQKIIEEMEGASGADVKAIVTEAGMFAIRRRSKAVNMEDFEKAIDKVLHKETPVEVPTSTVYA
- a CDS encoding phosphoenolpyruvate synthase, translated to MAENVAYFESMDKTWLPAAGGKGANLCELTRAGFPVPPGFCITTAAYKTFIQTSGEMAGLLDQLDLVSPEDLGQIQELGHRIREHLRSLEMPEAIRSDILQALRKTGEDRAYAVRSSATAEDLPTASFAGQQDTYLNVRGKEQLLRAVQNCWASLFTDRAIAYRAKNGFGHRSVLLSVVVQQMVFPEISGIMFTADPVTGHRKTLVIDASFGLGEALVSGIVSADLYKVRAGEIVEKRISTKKLAIYASPDGGTIKQEITPERQEAQALPDAGILELAAIGEKIEAHYGSEQDIEWCLAGGQFYVLQSRPVTSLYPVPRADDSRLHVFVSFGHFQMMTEAMRPLTLSIWKTCMGPGSGLMADAGSRLFIDPTRLLAIKPARKVVPRIMSVMMDESIAAAFTDLTAREDFRQDWDRDGRKVPVRLLLKVAPIAVPALCKALFNLVAADPAKVREDIAARLLRFQTAQEKAIREASGPERVRRIQEGLQRMLPSLFPTFAPGLAPAILSSKVLDSILRRQLGEERGTRLMGQLFKSLPGSITTELGLAVGDLADTVTEYPGLAKYLREAKDETFYAGLEHIAGGPEFRRELGQFMARFGMRCSGEVDITAPRWKESPTALLPVVLSQAGAAPGEHRRKHQEGRLEAERATAEILDGVRKTRLGFLKAGVLARLIRVYRNIMGLREYPKHIMMLHLEVCKQALLEEAKTLVAGGSLQNEQDIFYLSLDEILALEDGRLAGDARDLVAARKRQYELDRKLSPPRVVTSEGEVITGKRQDTGAPSGALIGTPASAGTVEGTARVILRLEDARLSPGEILVAPYTDPGWTPLFSSARGLVTEVGGMMTHGSVVAREYGIPAVVGVEGATRLIKDGSRIRVDGTRGYVQVLKERDFD
- a CDS encoding TetR/AcrR family transcriptional regulator → MSTAERKEREKLRRRNEIIDAAEKLLFSKGFEKVTMDDIAKETELARGTLYLYFKNRDDIIAAIGIRGIKILNRLYRESLSKGKTGIEKIRHALYASYEYGSKYPGYYSTLNYMVANGFEKKDFPDKAELISIHGDNNRMILAAFDEGIRDGTLKSDLDPMKAGIFLTAAIDSVISTASSTGMQEEFVNYSIELMLRSIENVKG
- a CDS encoding TrmB family transcriptional regulator gives rise to the protein MVVLPKTTMKPISSNLVDSLKTLGLTEYEAKVYSALVLFDRAEVKQIYEYLDAPKPSVYQSLKTLMDKGLVQVVNAKPAVYRATPPKIAIKHLTEIHRSAEEAALQELEELEQSRIEQDLPDMLWTVYGEVNIGHSIEEMLTDARRSVKLILPDAYLHHLEHLRDREITVDLITFGADLSIPGKYGLKYLTMKDAFGVDLHDLEPILKNIRLPMPSSNLTRLVLMAVDDDRFMYVPPLPSQNRSGITTSNPMINALAQMVFQTLWERMPFTYPESNKPGHHP